The stretch of DNA TCTTTAGGATATTTTGAAATTGGGCTTCTTTTAGGTCTCCCTTTTTAAAATTACCAGCATTTCTTTTATAGCGCATCTCTGGGCGTTTGGGCAAAAATGCTAAATAATTTTGGATGTGTTGCTGTATAAAATCACTAGGCCAACGTTCTGCTTTCATTCGCTTAAATAAATCAGCAAGGTGTTGTTCATAGTGATAAGGATCTCGTTGATTCATTTTGAGAGAATGCTCAACATCCAGTTCATTAATTATATTCCGAATAATTTCTATTCGTTCTAAATCCGAGAGAGGCTCTAGGTCATGTCGCCCAAAAACTTCTAGGTTTTCTTGAATGACTTTGTTACAAAAAGAATGAAAAGTATAGATATGAACTCGATGTGCTTCTGGTCCTATAAAGTCCAACAAACGCTGTCGCATGGCATTTACAGCAGCATCCGTAAATGTTAAACACAATATATTATGGGCTTGTGCATCTGTTGTTAACAGAATCTGACCAATACGTGCTGTTAGGATGTGTGTTTTGCCTGTACCTGGTCCAGCAATGGCAATAACAGGACCTTCTGTTTCAGTAACTGCCTTCATTTGAGCAGCGTTCAACTGAGAAAGAATTTTTTGGAAGTGTAGGTTGTATTCTTTTTGAGCCATATATCTATTGTGGTGTTAATTCTAATCCCTTGTAACAGCTACGAAAGGAGCTATTTTTACTTAACAAAGTACTAAAATAATGAAACAAAAAGATAAAGAAGCATATCCATTTTAAATAAGGACAAAAAAGAATAAGAATAGACTTGTCTTTAGCACTCAATCGATCAATCTCTTAGGGGGAAATTTTGTTGTACACGTTCGTTGGAATTTATCCGCAATCTTAATGTTATATGGCACTTATAGTAGGAAGTGTTGATGGTATAAAAAGATAATGAATTATTTATGAATGTTTGTTGTTGTTAGGTTATGTATATAATTTATTTCATTTTATTGATTTGATAACCAGTTTGATAGAAAGACAATGAAACCTAAGGAAAAGAATAAAAGAGCATCATATAGGATAACGATCTTAATATTTACAATAAGTTTGATTTTGATGGGGAAGCAGGCTGTCAATGCCCAAGTATCAACCAAAGAATTGATTGAATATTCTAAAAAGTATATTTATACCGATTTAGATAGTGCTACATGGTTTATTCAAGAGGCGCTAAGACAAGCTGAAAAAGAAAAGGATAGCTTATTGTGGGCTAAATCCCTAAAAATAGGAGGGGTTATTTATTATAGCAAAGGAGAATTAGAAAATGCAAGTGCTTTATTTTATAAAGCAAACTATTTCTTTAAGCGTTTAAATAAAGCTAAAGATTTGGCACAAATTCAAAATAACCAAGCGTTGATATACAGAGATTTAGGCTTGTATGATCGTGCCGCAAAATTACATTTAAGTACTTTAGAATTTTTTGAATCCGTTAAAGATACCTTACGGATTGGTCAGGTTTACAATAACTTGGGAATTGTATACCAACGAATCAAAGATTTGGATTTAGCCTTAACGTATTATAATAAAGCTTTAATGTTCAATAAATATATGGATGCAGGAACCCTAGGTGCTCTATTTTTGAACAAAGGAATCATTTATGATTTAAAAGATCAAAATAAACAAGCTCTAGTTTATTACCTAAAAGCCTTAGATTATTACCAGAGTGTCAACTATGTAGAAGATGTCATAGGCATTTATATCAACATTGCTGCATTACATATAAAAGCAACTAGACTTGATTCTGCGCTTTATTATCATCAAAAAGCGGATCAAGAAGGAGCCTCTTTTGTTCAGTACAATCCTTTATATTATGGTCAATTGGGCGAAATTTATTACAAAAAAAAAGAATATAAAAAGGCCTTGGAGCATTTGAATAAGGCTTATTTGTTAAAGAAGGAAAATGGCGTAAAATTTAACTTAAGAATAATATTGCGTTGGTTGCGTGAGACTTATATGGAGTTAGGGCAATATGAAGACGCTCTAAAATATACTATTGAAGAAAAAGAACTGCAAGACAGTTTGTATCAAATGGAGCGCATAAAGTTGGTGCAAAGCTTAGAAATTCAATATAATGTAGAAAAAAAAGAACAACAAATTGTCAGCCTTAACGATAGCTTAGTTTTGGCAAAAAATCAAAAGCTATTAGCCGATAAAGAACTGGTTATTCAAAAAATTCATCGGAATGTTTCTATTTTGGGGATAGGAATTTTGTTGATATTTATTGGGTTGATTATTAATAGAATGCGAATTCGGAAAAAACTATTCTTAGTGCGTGAAGCCAGTCTAGAGCAACAGCATAGAATTTCAGAGTTGGAACGAAAACAACTTCAAGCAGATTTGGAGCATAAGTCACGAACGTTAAGTAATTTGGCTTTGTCCGCTATTCAAAAGAATGAAATGTTGGATACCTTAGATGAAAAATTACAAATGCTTGTACAGAAAGATCAGCAAGCATCTTTGGCGATTAAGCCTATTCAAAAAATGTTAAAAGAACAGGTGTCGATAGAAGAAGATTGGAATCAATTTAAGGTACATTTTGAAGAGGTACATCCTGAATTTTATAAAAAATTACTCGCAATTTCGACAACTTTAACTCAAAATGATCTTCGGCATTGTACCTATATTAAAGTAAAATTAGAAAGCAAGGAAATTGCACGAATTATGGGGATTTCTCCTAAGAGTGTACAGATGTCTCGTTATAGAATCAAGAAAAAATTACAATTGGATAGGAAAGAAGATTTATTTGTTTTTATTGAACGCTTGTAGCCTCCTTCAAAAAATATTTTTTAGTAGACGTAAAAAAAGAGCAGGTGGCTCTAAGACCACCTGCTTGCTATAGGGAGTTTTGGCTCAACTAAGAATCCGTTTATTCCCAACAAGACCATGCACAGTGAGCAGCAGTTCCTCCATAATATAAAGCACAACCAGCTACTACTACACAACAAGGATTATAAGGCCCTGGAGCAGGGAGACAACAACTAACAGAACTACCACAGAAAGAGGTTAACCCTGATAAAATAGCTGTAACTCCATAAGGTCTAATACAATCAAAAAAGCATTGTGTATTAACTCCTCTATAAGCACTTGAACTTAACTCTGAAGGATATTGCTTGCTTAGTTTTCCTTTGTTGAAGGCTGTTTTAATAGCGCTAATATCCTCTACGGTTTTGTATTCAACAATTCCAGTGTATCCCTCGTCTATTAAGTCCTCTGAAGGCAAATCCATATTATTGATAAAAGCATGAAAGTCCGCTTTTTTCTCATTGTATGCAGCTACTAATAAAGAAAGTGTTTTTTCACTGCCATTATCAATTGGAACAAGGATTAGAGGGAGTGTTTCTTCGTCATCATAGGTAATTATCGTTGCGCCATCCCACAACAACTGCCCTGCTTTGGTATTGTAGCGTTGAACATCTTCAGAGGCTTTTAAGCCTATCAGTATCGGATCATCTTCAGCCAAAGGGGTTGATGTAGATTCAGCATTGAATTCTTTGGCTTGTGTAACAACAGGGCTTTTTTTAGGTGGAATAAGTTCTTTTTCAGTACAAGACTTAATCGTAATGGCTAAAAAAAAGACGGCAACGAATCCCAATAGAGGGAATTTACATTTAGAAAAAATCATAATTAGAGTTTTAAAATTGGTAATTAAAAAAATAGGTTAATAAAATTTGTAATTGTTGACTACCAGCACGTATTCCAGTATTTGTGTTCTCTTTGAACATAAGAACCATTAAAGTCCCAACAACTTCTCCATCTTCCTTTCCATTCACAGCACCACATGGTAGCTGGATTTAAGCAATTGGGACCATTAGAATTCCAGTAGTAATAATGCCACCAAGGAGTACATGCTCCACGACTTTTAATTGTTTCTTCTATCTGGAGCGAATTTTTTGAGAATCTAGCTAGCTCTGTTATTTCAGATGCAGATAAATATTGCTTCAATGAAGGTGTTAAAAATGTTTGCCCATTTTTAAGCTTGTTGTTAATAGCATCGTATTTCCCTATTTTTTTTAGGTATAATGCTATAACAAGATTTTTTTCAAATTTTTTTTCGTCACTAGAATTTAGACCTTCTATTATGCTAGCTTGGGATTCTAGTGTTTTTTCTCCAAAGCCTTTAGGTAGGAGATAATGACGAAGGGTTACTTTAGACGTTTGATGGTTTTGAGTTACTTCTGAAGGCAATGGAGGTTCTTTTTCGCAAGAAATAACAAGGGCGGCTAAGGCTATTACTAGGAATAAACCAAAGAATAAAAATTTGGATCTTAAAGACTTCATAACTTTGTGTTTTAAGAAGGATGAAAAATAATTTTTTTTTTGTGTGAATAGTTATTGAAAATGATTGGATATGTAAAAGGCACATGAACAACCATTTGTTGATGCTAATAACGGAGGAATAGAAAAAAAATCCTACTAAAGCCCTTATACAAAAGCTCTACATAGGGGTACTACAAAGCTACTACGATGGTTTTTAGTTGATTGAAATTCAGTGTGTTGTAGTGAGTGTTGTTTTGGAGCGTATTCTATTTTTTTGTTTGTTGCAAAAAAAATATGTCAAAAATTACTTGGAGTAGGTTTGTTTAGGATAAGCTAACAACATGTTAAAAATTTTAAAACAGAGGAATAAAATTTGGCAAATTGCTCCAAGAATCGAAACCTTTGAACGATTCGTTATTTTTATCGTTTCATAATTTTTTATGGAGAACCCAATAATAATTCAAATGATCTTTGCGTAATTTTATCTTTTTTGTAGAATTACATTTTTTGAGACCAATAGAGGAATCTTACTCAGGGCTGATTTGGAGGAATTTCAAACATGCATCTAATTTCAATACATCTTAATAGTGAACAATATTATAAATAGATTAAAGCAGTTTTCTTTTTTTGATACCTTCAAACACATTAGCACCTATTTTTCTGGAGCTATTTTAGTGCATTTATTGGGAGTGGTGACCTTGCCTGTTTTTACAAATTATCTTACAACAGAAGAATATGGGATTGTCAATGTCTTTATCACTTATTTGACAACAATAGGAGTCCTAATGACTTTTAATTTGCATTCCTCCGTTTCTAGGTATTATTTTGAAAAAGAGAGCAATGATTTTGATACGTTTTTAGGGACGATGTTTATTACCGTAAGTGTTGTTTTCTTTTTTTTAGGAACCCTTCTTTTTATATTTAGAGAACCAATCGCAGAGTATCTAAATATACGTTCCCATTTAATCAAATGGCTTCTCTTAACT from Aureispira anguillae encodes:
- a CDS encoding tetratricopeptide repeat protein, which codes for MKPKEKNKRASYRITILIFTISLILMGKQAVNAQVSTKELIEYSKKYIYTDLDSATWFIQEALRQAEKEKDSLLWAKSLKIGGVIYYSKGELENASALFYKANYFFKRLNKAKDLAQIQNNQALIYRDLGLYDRAAKLHLSTLEFFESVKDTLRIGQVYNNLGIVYQRIKDLDLALTYYNKALMFNKYMDAGTLGALFLNKGIIYDLKDQNKQALVYYLKALDYYQSVNYVEDVIGIYINIAALHIKATRLDSALYYHQKADQEGASFVQYNPLYYGQLGEIYYKKKEYKKALEHLNKAYLLKKENGVKFNLRIILRWLRETYMELGQYEDALKYTIEEKELQDSLYQMERIKLVQSLEIQYNVEKKEQQIVSLNDSLVLAKNQKLLADKELVIQKIHRNVSILGIGILLIFIGLIINRMRIRKKLFLVREASLEQQHRISELERKQLQADLEHKSRTLSNLALSAIQKNEMLDTLDEKLQMLVQKDQQASLAIKPIQKMLKEQVSIEEDWNQFKVHFEEVHPEFYKKLLAISTTLTQNDLRHCTYIKVKLESKEIARIMGISPKSVQMSRYRIKKKLQLDRKEDLFVFIERL